In one window of Lampris incognitus isolate fLamInc1 chromosome 3, fLamInc1.hap2, whole genome shotgun sequence DNA:
- the cntn1b gene encoding contactin 1b yields the protein MAANPLLLLAFLSTSVSLTAAVLFGEPRIYGEDATGYGPIFEEEPLDVVYTEDSPDGRISMNCRARANPPASYRWRRDNWEIKLMEQPDEHYSLVGGNLVITNPRQKKHSGTYVCVARNIYGTVISKEARVMFGYLEEFPQEDRDPERSTVKEGQGAVMLCVPPKAFPAEVSYRWIYNEFPVFLQTDRRRFVSQKTGNLYISKVEAQDAGNYSCFVSSPIIGKSVFSKFIPLIPLPPDDGEERKYPADIRVKFPDTTALLASNITLECFALGNPIPHIVWRKVDTTDLPANHEISDSGTLLHLYNIQYEDAGAYECEAINTKGKDWHKAWLYVESAPEWAETINNTQKDIGSEHTMRCVASGKPYPQIRWYKDGYMYGKGELKFSSLTFDDSGMYQCIAFNYWGTKYANAELRVIACAPTFEFNPVKKRLLGARDGRVVIECKPRAAPRPRFTWTKDKELLFNNSRISIMYDGSLEILNATKNDEGFYTCFAENDRGKANSSGSLTITEATSITEAPEDTMAKVGEEVILRCSASYDSMLDITFVWAIDFRVIDFNAEWQHYERIMSEEGSGNLKIKNIQVWHEGRYTCTAQTVVDNTTAYADVKIVGVPGPPGVIRVEEILDKSVKLVWSKGADHNSPIRYYTIQTRHYWALHEDDWRNATTSPAFLDGNTETADAVDLYPWMEYQFRIIATNEYGPGEASIPSIKIKTWDSSPVMAPTDVSGYGGKDGEIFITWTPVQPWYFYGKKFGYIVAFKPHDAYDWWYETVSDPETRRYVHREPTFIPTESDLQFREFQVKIKSFNVKGDGPYSLTKVIYYPRDVPSEPPTDVYARPVSSHEALVWWLPVVDTGTGLQQYIEGYQVKYWRKYDDPEPGANRIFVPAGTNQTRLENMLPDSHYLIEVRAYNGAGFGPPGEHCEMFTKRPPPPEAPRMWRYISWTGKWLYVWWDHIQYDWFGNISFPLYYKVMFRKTGHIYGKVYVTGWHFMDFPMPQLGDYELMVRGRYEGGDGPVRMIHLLGKASMISPSFSLVSLLLLAVCIFGLRI from the exons ATGGCTGCCAATCCTCTACTGTTACTGGCCTTCCTCTCCACCTCAGTCTCTCTCACAG CTGCGGTCTTGTTTGGTGAACCCAGAATTTATGGAG AGGATGCTACTGGCTATGGGCCAATCTTCGAGGAGGAGCCTCTGGACGTGGTCTATACTGAAGACTCACCCGATGGAAGAATCTCCATGAACTGCAGAGCGCGAGCAAACCCACCGGCCTCATACAG GTGGCGCCGTGATAACTGGGAGATCAAGCTGATGGAGCAGCCAGATGAACATTACAGCCTGGTAGGTGGTAATCTGGTCATCACCAACCCCAGGCAGAAGAAACATTCAGGGACGTACGTCTGTGTGGCGAGGAACATCTACGGCACTGTCATCAGCAAGGAGGCGAGGGTCATGTTTGGAT ATCTGGAAGAGTTCCCCCAGGAAGACAGAGATCCTGAAAGATCCACTGTCAAAGAGGGGCAGGGGGCTGTTATGCTGTGTGTCCCTCCAAAAGCCTTCCCAG CTGAAGTTTCATACCGCTGGATCTACAATGAGTTCCCAGTATTCCTGCAGACAGACCGTCGCCGTTTTGTCTCACAGAAGACTGGAAACCTGTATATCTCAAAAGTGGAAGCTCAGGATGCAGGCAACTACTCCTGCTTTGTCTCAAGCCCCATCATCGGCAAAAGCGTCTTCTCCAAGTTCATCCCTCTCATCCCATTACCGCCTGACGATG GCGAAGAGAGGAAGTATCCAGCAGACATCAGGGTGAAGTTCCCAGACACCACTGCCCTGCTGGCTTCCAACATCACACTGGAGTGCTTTGCCTTGGGAAA CCCTATCCCTCACATCGTATGGAGGAAGGTGGACACCACAGACCTCCCAGCCAACCATGAGATCAGTGACTCTGGGACTCTGCTGCACCTTTACAACATCCAGTATGAGGACGCAGGAGCATACGAGTGTGAAGCCATCAACACAAAGGGCAAGGACTGGCACAAGGCCTGGCTCTATGTGGAGT CTGCTCCAGAATGGGCGGAGACCATAAACAACACACAGAAAGACATTGGCTCAGAGCACACCATGCGCTGTGTGGCGTCTGGAAAGCCGTATCCCCAAATCCGCTGGTACAAGGATGGTTACATG TATGGGAAAGGCGAGTTGAAGTTTTCCAGTCTGACTTTTGATGACTCGGGGATGTACCAGTGCATTGCCTTTAATTACTGGGGCACCAAATACGCCAACGCAGAGCTGCGAGTCATCG CCTGTGCTCCCACATTCGAGTTCAACCCGGTGAAGAAACGGCTTCTGGGGGCCAGAGATGGCCGTGTGGTCATTGAATGTAAACCCAGAGCGGCTCCAAGGCCCCGCTTCACCTGGACCAAGGACAAAGAGCTGCTCTTCAACAATTCACG CATTTCCATCATGTACGATGGGAGCCTGGAGATCCTGAATGCCACTAAGAATGATGAGGGGTTTTACACCTGCTTCGCTGAAAACGACCGAGGGAAAGCCAACAGCTCAGGCTCTTTAACGATAACAG AGGCCACCAGTATCACAGAGGCCCCTGAAGACACCATGGCTAAGGTTGGTGAGGAGGTGATTCTCAGATGCTCTGCTTCATACGACTCCATGTTGGACATCACCTTTGTCTGGGCCATAGACTTCAGAGTCATTGACTTCAATGCCGAGTGGCAACACTACGAACGCATCATG AGTGAGGAAGGCAGTGGTAACCTGAAGATAAAAAACATACAGGTTTGGCATGAGGGCCGCTACACCTGCACAGCTCAGACTGTGGTGGACAACACCACAGCGTACGCTGACGTCAAGATCGTAG GTGTCCCCGGTCCTCCTGGTGTGATCCGGGTGGAGGAGATCTTGGACAAGTCAGTGAAGTTGGTGTGGAGCAAAGGGGCTGATCACAACAGCCCCATCCGCTACTACACCATCCAGACGAGGCACTACTGGGCTCTGCATGAAGATGACTGGAGAAACGCCACAACCT CTCCAGCCTTTCTCGATGGTAATACCGAGACAGCAGATGCGGTAGACCTGTATCCCTGGATGGAGTATCAATTCAGGATTATCGCCACAAACGAATATGGCCCCGGAGAGGCCAGCatcccctccatcaaaatcaaaacaTGGGattcat CTCCTGTGATGGCTCCCACTGATGTGTCAGGTTATGGAGGCAAAGATGGAGAGATCTTCATCACATGGACA CCGGTGCAGCCGTGGTACTTCTATGGCAAAAAGTTTGGCTACATCGTCGCTTTTAAACCCCACGATGCCTACGACTGGTGGTACGAGACCGTCTCGGACCCGGAGACCAGGCGTTACGTCCACCGAGAGCCCACCTTCATCCCCACTGAGAGTGATTTGCAGTTCCGAGAGTTCCAGGTGAAGATCAAGTCGTTCAACGTGAAAGGCGACGGCCCTTACAGCCTCACCAAGGTCATCTACTACCCCCGAGATG TCCCTTCGGAGCCCCCGACAGATGTCTATGCCAGGCCAGTTTCTTCCCATGAAGCGCTGGTTTGGTGGTTGCCAGTGGTAGACACTGGTACAGGCCTGCAGCAATACATCGAGGGATACCAG GTTAAATACTGGAGGAAGTATGACGACCCCGAGCCGGGGGCCAATCGTATATTTGTTCCCGCCGGGACCAACCAGACCAGGCTGGAGAACATGCTGCCAGACTCCCACTACCTCATCGAGGTCCGGGCCTATAATGGAGCAGGCTTTGGGCCCCCCGGCGAACACTGTGAGATGTTCACCAAGAGACCAC CACCACCCGAGGCTCCCAGGATGTGGCGCTACATCAGTTGGACAGGCAAATGGCTGTATGTGTGGTGGGACCATATCCAATATGACTGGTTTGGCAACATTTCCTTCCCACTGTACTACAAG GTCATGTTCAGAAAAACAGGCCACATCTATGGGAAAGTCTACGTCACAGGCTGGCACTTCATGGACTTCCCCATGCCACAGCTTGGTGACTATGAGCTGATGGTGCGTGGCCGCTATGAAGGAGGAGATGGACCCGTCAGGATGATTCATCTTCTGG GAAAAgcatccatgatctcaccctcaTTCAGCCTGGTCTCCTTGTTGCTGCTGGCGGTATGTATTTTTGGACTGAGAATTTAG